The genomic window ACTTCAGATGATAAAAAGCGATTTCCGCCTCGAGCACGAAAACCCACAAGTGAATGGTGATCAGTAATTCCACACTAAACGCCCTATCGCCTTTGTGTGATGCGCACGGGGAGTGGAATAAAACACCCTTGCTGGGATTAAatgtagattaaaaaaagaaagaaaagcatttTAGATTTACAGACGTCTACCAGGTGCACGATTTGGTGGATAGCATATACAATGAGTGCAACAGGGCCGCCTCGTTGTACAGTGCAACAATGGTGTTTGTATAATTGCCGATTATTTATCCTTAATTATAAATCAAACGTACACAATCACGTACACAACCTTTGCTGGGGGAAAAGGGTGTGGACCTCGGATAGTCATTGTTACgtaatctccccccccccattcactACTGTATGCACATGCGCGCGCGCGCCCGCGTGGAAAAATTCACGAGACTTGTCTAACAGGTCCTTTAGTAAATAGTCCTTGATATTCTAATTTGGTTACTGTATTCATGAAAATTAGATTTCGGAATATTTATCAGCTTCATACCCACAATgaccctgatttttttttttgacttgctTCAAAATACATTATTGAAGataattattaataaaaatgaaatgacagAACTATTTAGTACTCAGTTGTGGGCATATAGAATCAAGCTGTCTTTCTGAAtctgtagtctttttttttttttttttgaggggggggggggggggttagtacAATGGCTACCCAGTGATGGTGTCAGCTTAACATCTGTTGGGACAGAATTGGATTCTGGCTCTGGTGGTTGTAGGAATGTGAAGGTATAACAAGTTGCAACATAAAGTAGCCACCATTGTTTAGGTTTGCGGCTCGGCCTTGCAAATTGAGTCACAGTAACACATTTCAGAAATGTGGTTTTGGCTATTAGACGATTAAATCAGCCATGTGGGCCCCCGTTaagtattaaaacatttttttgtgagAAATTAGTGATTTTATTAGCATATTGAACTATCAATTGAACATAGTGTGCTATGGATTAGAGTAAAATATGATTTATCTTTATATTATCATTTATTAATTTTGTTGTCAATATTTTCCATGACTTCTGATTTCCAACTCAGTTTGTTAAAAATATCTAGTAAAAAATGAATGCTAATGAATACATTTACcattattacatttatttaatggTAAGTAATAATGTTCAGTACCACTTTGTTTCGTCAGATACCCGCAGTCATCCATACCAATCCCAAAAACCGATgacaaattatttaaaaaaattgaatgAAATGGCAATTTTCTATTCATCTAATTTCTAGTCCCTAATCATAAAATGGCTGTTGATAGTaccgataccttgaaataagaCTGGTCGTGGCACCTTCGGTACTCGTTATGCCTAATCTTCACTATACTAAACTCTAtcctcttcctctccctccCCCTCATCTCCCTGCTTGCAGTTTGCCATGGCGACGGTGGTGATGGAGCAGATCGGCCGCCTGTTCATCAACGCCCAGCAGTTGCGTCAGATCCCTCAGCTGCTCGAGTCGGCCTTCCCCACACTGCCTTGCACGGTCAAGGTGTCCGACGTTCCCTGGGTGTTCCAAGAGCGTCACATCCTCACCGGCTACAGGCAGCCGGACCACAGCTGGCGCTACTACTTCCTCACCCTCTTCCAAAGGCACAACGAGACCATCAACGTATGGACCCACCTACTGGCCGCCCTCATCATCTTAGTGAAATGGCAGGAGATCTCACAGACGGTTGATTTTTTGCGAGACCCCCACGCTCAACCCCTCTTCATCATCCTCCTCACCTCCTTCACCTACCTCTCCTTCAGCGCCCTGGCTCATCTCTTGTCCGCCAAATCCGAGCTCTCTCACTACACCTTCTACTTCCTCGATTACGTGGGCGTGGCCGTCTACCAGTACGGCAGCGCGTTGACACACTACTACTACGTCATCGAAGAAGCTTGGCACGCAAGAGTGCAAGGGCTCTTTTTACCCGCCGCTGCTTTCTTAGCCTGGCTCACGTGCTTCGGCTGCTGTTACGGCAAATACGCCAGTCCGACCGTGCCCAAGCTTACCCACAAGCTTTTCCAAGTGGTGCCGTCGGCTTTGGCTTACTGTTTGGACATCAGTCCTGTGGTTCACCGCATCTACGCGAGCTACCAGGAAGGTTGTTCCGACCTGGTGGTAGTCTACCACCTCTACCAAGTGCTATTCTTTCTCATCGGCGCCTACTTTTTCTCCTGCCCCCACCCGGAGAGCTGGTTCCCGGGGAAGTGTGACTTCATCGGGCAGGGCCACCAGATCTTTCACGTGTTTGTCATGTTCAGCACCCTGGTGCAGATCGAAGCGTTGCGGATAGACTTCGGCGAACGGCGGCCGCTCTACGAACGACTCCACGGCGATTTGGCTCACGACGCCGTGGCGCTCTTTATCTTTACCACCTGCTGTAGTGCGCTCACTGCTTTTTACGTGCGCAAACGTGTGCATGCTTCTCTTCATGAAAAATTCGCTTAAATGCAATGTTATATctcgcaggggtgtcaaactcatttttgttcagGGCCATATTGTAGTTCTGGTTTCCCATTATGATTCTGAACCCGTATACAGTCATTGTAATTTTTAATCACGTATATAAAACAGAATCCAGTAAACAAAAAGTTGTTgggtttattttgaaagggaGATTAAATGACTGCATTGTCTCAATGTTATTAAAAGGGAACATAAATTGTCGGTATATTTTACGAATATATACATGAAGTCAGAGCACATGATTTGTAATTGTAAGTcatttaaaatgatgtggtggcaCTGGCGGAAGTAGAGGAGGGGATGCAGGAGCACTGCCCCCCCAAATTTGCTTGGACCCCCTAGGTGCCAGGCAAAATGATTGACTTTTgggcatttttttaatttaccctGGACTTTTTCTCTAGGGAATTTATAATTAATCGTTATCGGCATTTTATTTTAAGAAATTTAACCTCCTCAagaaaccccccaccccccccagtTCTGTGAATGCGGTCCAGATATGGCCCCCGGACCTCGAGTATGACACCTGCGCTTCACCGTGACCAGCAATTCTATTGTAATTTGTTATTTTGTAACGGTGACTTCCTTGTGTAATCTGCCAAACCACAGTGAACAGTTTACAGCCCATTTAGTCGTCAGCAAGGGGGATAGTTGAATCCCACAGCCGcacatttcattgtatttattttcttcccaGTATCTTGTTGACGTTTTTATGCTCGCAACAGTTCTTAAAATGAAGTCTCAACATAACGCtcatttgtttttctcaacGATTCAATGCTATTGTAGAGACTGATTAAAGGAACCTGATTGTTTTGCTTATAaagtcttataatgtattatgaACAATTGGAGGCATGTTGATTGTCTGCAACTGTGTTTTAAGTTGGAGTGTTTTCATTCCCATTCCAAAATGCACGTTTTTGCtaactgtacaaaaaaaaacctctaaGTCTGATTTATAGTTTATGCAGACCAATAACATATTGAAGCTcctctatattttttttaaatattttttttcttatcctattttattctgtctttctttttgtattttctaaTGATAATCAtgccaaacaaaaacaagatgacataaaattacatttttgtttgggaGATTACATTTCTCAAAGTGCTATAAGTTCAGCTTTTGCCTTTTCACATTCCACGGCGTTGCGGCTTGTATGTGCACTATGCTCTGCTTTTgatatgattttctttttgtatgaTGAAATTGTACAGTACGTGCCTCTAGCATGTCTATCCCTATATAATGCAGATGTTCTGGTGTGACAGCTTTTTCTGCACTGTAAGTGTTGCTTTCCTTCTGAAAACCGAACATTTATCACTTTGCTTTCCGCCTAATAGCACTCTGATATTTATATCTTTTCAGAAGAAACACaccacattttgatttttttgctgCGTGCTTTCAAATGTTTCAATGTCTTCATGCTTAACAGATTATAAAGAGATAAATATTTTGTTCCTATTGGTGCACTTTTGCCCTGAAGTTTGTTTTGGCTCTAGTCACAGTTATGGT from Syngnathus typhle isolate RoL2023-S1 ecotype Sweden linkage group LG10, RoL_Styp_1.0, whole genome shotgun sequence includes these protein-coding regions:
- the paqr7b gene encoding membrane progestin receptor alpha-B; protein product: MATVVMEQIGRLFINAQQLRQIPQLLESAFPTLPCTVKVSDVPWVFQERHILTGYRQPDHSWRYYFLTLFQRHNETINVWTHLLAALIILVKWQEISQTVDFLRDPHAQPLFIILLTSFTYLSFSALAHLLSAKSELSHYTFYFLDYVGVAVYQYGSALTHYYYVIEEAWHARVQGLFLPAAAFLAWLTCFGCCYGKYASPTVPKLTHKLFQVVPSALAYCLDISPVVHRIYASYQEGCSDLVVVYHLYQVLFFLIGAYFFSCPHPESWFPGKCDFIGQGHQIFHVFVMFSTLVQIEALRIDFGERRPLYERLHGDLAHDAVALFIFTTCCSALTAFYVRKRVHASLHEKFA